In the Bos taurus isolate L1 Dominette 01449 registration number 42190680 breed Hereford chromosome 21, ARS-UCD2.0, whole genome shotgun sequence genome, one interval contains:
- the MAN2A2 gene encoding alpha-mannosidase 2x isoform X3 produces MPPCQVVTEHEKLLFLWSQANWCPAGAGTHWDIWWKDHHGIFACRSYICCPSSQVCVEASMKLKKQVTVCGAAIFCVAVFSLYLMLDRVQHDPARHQNGGNFPRSQISVLQNRIEQLEQLLEENHEIISHIKDSVLELTANVEGPPALLPYYVANGSWVVPPEPRPSFFSISPQDCQFALGGRGPKPELQMLTISEELPFDNVDGGVWKQGFDISYSPHDWDSEDLQVFVVPHSHNDPGWLKTFDKYYTEQTQHILNNMVSKLQEDPRRRFIWAEVSFFAKWWDNISAQKRAAVRRLVGNGQLEIATGGWVMPDEANSHYFALIDQLIEGHQWLEKNLGATPRSGWAVDPFGYSPTMPYLLRRANLTSMLIQRVHYAIKKHFAASHSLEFMWRQTWDSDASTDIFCHMMPFYSYDVPHTCGPDPKICCQFDFKRLPGGRISCPWKVPPRAITEANVAERAGLLLDQYRKKSRLFRSNVLLVPLGDDFRYDKPQEWDAQFFNYQRLFDFLNSKPDLHVQAQFGTLSDYFDALYKRTGVEPGARPPGFPVLSGDFFSYADREDHYWTGYYTSRPFYKNLDRVLEAHLRGAEILYSLAVAHARRAGLASQFPLSNFALLTDARRTLGLFQHHDAITGTAKEAVVVDYGVRLLRSLVSLKQVIMNAAHYLVLGDKKTYHFDPEVPFLQMDDTRLNHDALPERTVIQLESSPRYVVLFNPLEQERLSVVSLLVSSPRVRVLSEEGQPLAVQVSAHWSSATDMVPDVYQVSVPVRLPALGLGVLQLQQGLDGPRTLPSSVRVYLHGRPLSVSRNEAFPLRVIDSGTSDFALSNRYMQVWFSGLTGLLKSVRRVDEEQEQRVDMEFLVYGTRSSKDKSGAYLFLPDGEAKPYVPRDPPVLRVTEGPFFSEVVACYEHVHQVVRLYNLPGVEGLSLDVSSLVDIRDYVNKELALRIRTDINSQGIFFTDLNGFQVQPRRYLKKLPLQANFYPMPVMAYLQDAQNRLTLHTAQALGVSSLHDGQLEVILDRRLMQDDNRGLGQGLKDNKRTCNHFRLLLERRTPGREVREAASASFPSLLSHLTSMYLNTPVLALPVARRQAPGPALRSFHPLASSLPCDFHLLNLRTLQAEEDGLPSAETALLLHRKGFDCGLEAKNLGFNCTTSQGKVALGSLFHGLDVVFLQPTSLTLLYPLASPSNSTDVYVEPMEITTFRLRLG; encoded by the exons ATGCCACCCtgccaggttgtcacagagcacgagAAGCTTTTGTTTCTTTGGAGTCAGGCAAATTGGTGTCCCGCAGGAGCAGGAACTCATTGGGACATTTGGTGGAAAGACCACCACGGGATTTTTGCTTGCCGGAGCTACATCTGCTGTCCCTCCAGCCAGGTGTGTGTGGAGGCCAGTATGAAGCTGAAAAAGCAGGTGACAGTGTGTGGGGCTGCTATCTTCTGCGTGGCTGTCTTCTCGCTCTACCTCATGTTGGACCGAGTACAACATGATCCTGCTCGACACCAGAACGGTGGGAACTTCCCCCGG AGTCAGATATCTGTGCTACAGAACCGCATTGAACAGCTGGAACAGCTGTTGGAGGAGAACCATGAGATCATCAGCCACATCAAAGACTCTGTGCTGGAGCTGACGGCCAACGTGGAGGGCCCACCTGCCCTGCTGCCCTACTATGTGGCCAACGGCTCCTGGGTGGTGCCACCAGAGCCCCGGCCCAGCTTCTTCTCCATCTCCCCTCAAGACTGCCAGTTTGCTTTGGGGGGCCGCGGCCCGAAGCCAGAGCTGCAG ATGCTGACTATATCAGAGGAGTTGCCATTTGACAACGTGGATGGCGGCGTGTGGAAGCAAGGCTTCGACATTTCCTACAGCCCACACGACTGGGACTCCGAGGACCTGCAGGTGTTCGTGGTCCCCCACTCTCACAACGACCCAG GCTGGCTCAAGACCTTTGACAAGTACTACACAGAACAGACCCAGCACATCCTCAACAACATGGTGTCTAAGCTGCAGGAGGACCCCCGGCGGCGCTTCATCTGGGCAGAAGTCTCCTTCTTCGCCAAGTGGTGGGACAACATCAGTGCCCAAAAGAGAGCAGCAGTCCGAAG GCTGGTGGGAAATGGGCAGCTGGAGATTGCAACAGGAGGCTGGGTGATGCCGGATGAGGCCAACTCCCATTATTTTGCGTTGATTGACCAGCTCATCGAGGGCCACCAGTGGCTGGAGAAGAACCTGG GTGCAACCCCGCGCTCAGGCTGGGCGGTGGACCCCTTTGGATACAGCCCCACCATGCCTTACCTGCTGCGCCGTGCCAACCTGACCAGCATGCTCATTCAGAGGGTACACTACGCCATCAAGAAGCACTTTGCCGCCAGCCACAGCCTGGAGTTCATGTGGAGGCAGACCTGGG ACTCGGACGCCAGCACAGACATCTTCTGCCACATGATGCCTTTCTACAGCTACGATGTCCCCCATACGTGTGGCCCGGATCCAAAGATCTGCTGCCAGTTCGATTTCAAGCGCTTGCCTGGTGGGCGGATCAGCTGCCCTTGGAAGGTGCCGCCCCGGGCTATCACGGAGGCCAATGTGGCCGAGAG GGCAGGCCTGCTCCTGGACCAGTACAGGAAGAAGTCCCGGCTCTTCCGGAGCAATGTGCTCCTGGTGCCGCTGGGCGATGACTTCCGCTACGACAAGCCCCAGGAGTGGGACGCCCAGTTCTTCAACTACCAGCGGCTCTTTGACTTCCTCAACAGCAAGCCTGACCTCCACGTGCAG GCCCAGTTTGGCACCCTCTCCGACTATTTTGACGCTCTATACAAGAGGACAGGGGTGGAGCCGGGGGCCCGGcctccaggtttccctgtgctGAGCGGGGATTTCTTCTCCTACGCGGACCGGGAGGACCACTACTGGACAGGCTATTACACTTCACGGCCTTTCTACAAGAACCTGGACCGCGTCCTGGAAGCACACCTGCG GGGCGCAGAGATCCTGTACAGCCTGGCTGTGGCTCACGCCCGCCGCGCTGGACTGGCCAGCCAGTTCCCGCTCTCGAACTTCGCCCTTCTGACGGACGCTCGGCGCACACTGGGGCTCTTCCAGCACCACGACGCCATCACAGGCACGGCCAAGGAGGCCGTTGTGGTGGACTATGGGGTCAG GCTTCTGCGCTCCCTTGTCAGCCTGAAGCAGGTCATCATGAATGCAGCTCACTACCTGGTGCTGGGGGACAAGAAGACCTACCACTTTGACCCAGAGGTGCCCTTCCTGCAGATG GATGACACCCGCTTAAATCACGACGCCCTTCCAGAGCGCACAGTGATCCAGCTGGAATCTTCACCCAG GTATGTGGTGCTGTTCAACCCATTGGAGCAGGAGCGGCTCAGCGTGGTGTCCCTGCTGGTGAGCTCACCCCGGGTGCGTGTGCTTTCGGAGGAGGGTCAGCCCCTGGCCGTGCAGGTCAGCGCGCACTGGAGCTCTGCCACCGACATGGTCCCTGACGTCTATCAG GTATCTGTGCCTGTCCGCCTGCCAGCGCTGGGTCTTGGCGTGCTGCAGCTGCAGCAGGGCCTGGACGGGCCCCGCACGCTGCCCTCCTCCGTGCGCGTCTACCTACACGGGCGGCCGCTGTCTGTCAGCAGGAATGAGGCATTCCCTCTCCGTGTCATTGACTCGGGCACCAGTGACTTCGCCCTCAGCAACCGCTACATGCAGGTCTGGTTCTCAGGCCTTACCGGGCTCCTCAAG AGTGTCCGAAGGgtggatgaggagcaggaacagcgggtGGACATGGAGTTCCTCGTCTATGGCACCCGCTCGTCCAAAGATAAGAGTGGAGCCTACCTCTTTCTGCCTGACGGCGAGGCCAAG CCCTACGTCCCCAGGGACCCACCCGTGCTGCGCGTCACAGAAGGCCCTTTCTTCTCAGAGGTGGTTGCCTGCTACGAGCACGTTCACCAGGTGGTCCGGCTGTATAACCTGCCGG GGGTGGAGGGGCTGTCCCTGGATGTGTCGTCCTTGGTGGACATCCGCGACTACGTCAACAAGGAGCTGGCCCTGCGCATTCGCACGGACATCAACAGCCAGGGCATCTTCTTCACGGACCTCAACGGCTTTCAG GTGCAGCCCCGACGGTATCTGAAGAAGCTGCCCCTGCAGGCCAACTTCTACCCCATGCCTGTCATGGCCTACCTCCAGGACGCCCAGAACCGCCTCACGCTGCACACGGCCCAGGCCCTGGGCGTCTCCAGCCTCCACGATG GCCAGCTAGAGGTGATCTTGGACCGGAGACTGATGCAGGACGACAACCGGGGCCTCGGCCAAGGGCTCAAGGACAACAAGAGAACCTGCAACCACTTCCGCCTCCTGTTAGAACGGCGAACCCCAGGCAGGGAG GTCCGCGAGGCCGCCTCTGCAAGCTTCCCGTCCCTCCTCAGCCACCTGACCTCCATGTACCTGAACACCCCTGTGCTCGCCCTGCCCGTGGCCAGGAGGCAGGCCCCTGGCCCCGCTCTGCGCTCTTTTCACCCTCTGGCCTCCTCACTGCCCTGTGACTTCCACCTGCTCAACCTGCGGACGCTCCAGGCCGAG GAGGATGGCTTGCCCTCGGCAGAAACCGCGCTCCTCTTACACCGCAAGGGTTTTGACTGTGGCCTTGAGGCCAAGAACTTGGGTTTCAACTGCACCACCAGCCAAGGCAAG gTGGCCCTGGGCAGCCTCTTCCACGGCCTGGACGTGGTTTTCCTGCAGCCAACCTCCTTGACCCTGCTGTACCCTCTGGCCTCGCCCTCCAATAGCACTGACGTCTACGTGGAGCCCATGGAGATCACCACCTTTCGCCTCCGCTTGGGCTAG
- the MAN2A2 gene encoding alpha-mannosidase 2x isoform X2 → MPPCQVVTEHEKLLFLWSQANWCPAGAGTHWDIWWKDHHGIFACRSYICCPSSQVCVEASMKLKKQVTVCGAAIFCVAVFSLYLMLDRVQHDPARHQNGGNFPRSQISVLQNRIEQLEQLLEENHEIISHIKDSVLELTANVEGPPALLPYYVANGSWVVPPEPRPSFFSISPQDCQFALGGRGPKPELQMLTISEELPFDNVDGGVWKQGFDISYSPHDWDSEDLQVFVVPHSHNDPGWLKTFDKYYTEQTQHILNNMVSKLQEDPRRRFIWAEVSFFAKWWDNISAQKRAAVRRLVGNGQLEIATGGWVMPDEANSHYFALIDQLIEGHQWLEKNLGATPRSGWAVDPFGYSPTMPYLLRRANLTSMLIQRVHYAIKKHFAASHSLEFMWRQTWDSDASTDIFCHMMPFYSYDVPHTCGPDPKICCQFDFKRLPGGRISCPWKVPPRAITEANVAERAGLLLDQYRKKSRLFRSNVLLVPLGDDFRYDKPQEWDAQFFNYQRLFDFLNSKPDLHVQAQFGTLSDYFDALYKRTGVEPGARPPGFPVLSGDFFSYADREDHYWTGYYTSRPFYKNLDRVLEAHLRGAEILYSLAVAHARRAGLASQFPLSNFALLTDARRTLGLFQHHDAITGTAKEAVVVDYGVRLLRSLVSLKQVIMNAAHYLVLGDKKTYHFDPEVPFLQMDDTRLNHDALPERTVIQLESSPRYVVLFNPLEQERLSVVSLLVSSPRVRVLSEEGQPLAVQVSAHWSSATDMVPDVYQVSVPVRLPALGLGVLQLQQGLDGPRTLPSSVRVYLHGRPLSVSRNEAFPLRVIDSGTSDFALSNRYMQSVRRVDEEQEQRVDMEFLVYGTRSSKDKSGAYLFLPDGEAKPYVPRDPPVLRVTEGPFFSEVVACYEHVHQVVRLYNLPGVEGLSLDVSSLVDIRDYVNKELALRIRTDINSQGIFFTDLNGFQVQPRRYLKKLPLQANFYPMPVMAYLQDAQNRLTLHTAQALGVSSLHDGQLEVILDRRLMQDDNRGLGQGLKDNKRTCNHFRLLLERRTPGREPGFFSKLAAMFRGLIFHSSRNRNREVREAASASFPSLLSHLTSMYLNTPVLALPVARRQAPGPALRSFHPLASSLPCDFHLLNLRTLQAEEDGLPSAETALLLHRKGFDCGLEAKNLGFNCTTSQGKVALGSLFHGLDVVFLQPTSLTLLYPLASPSNSTDVYVEPMEITTFRLRLG, encoded by the exons ATGCCACCCtgccaggttgtcacagagcacgagAAGCTTTTGTTTCTTTGGAGTCAGGCAAATTGGTGTCCCGCAGGAGCAGGAACTCATTGGGACATTTGGTGGAAAGACCACCACGGGATTTTTGCTTGCCGGAGCTACATCTGCTGTCCCTCCAGCCAGGTGTGTGTGGAGGCCAGTATGAAGCTGAAAAAGCAGGTGACAGTGTGTGGGGCTGCTATCTTCTGCGTGGCTGTCTTCTCGCTCTACCTCATGTTGGACCGAGTACAACATGATCCTGCTCGACACCAGAACGGTGGGAACTTCCCCCGG AGTCAGATATCTGTGCTACAGAACCGCATTGAACAGCTGGAACAGCTGTTGGAGGAGAACCATGAGATCATCAGCCACATCAAAGACTCTGTGCTGGAGCTGACGGCCAACGTGGAGGGCCCACCTGCCCTGCTGCCCTACTATGTGGCCAACGGCTCCTGGGTGGTGCCACCAGAGCCCCGGCCCAGCTTCTTCTCCATCTCCCCTCAAGACTGCCAGTTTGCTTTGGGGGGCCGCGGCCCGAAGCCAGAGCTGCAG ATGCTGACTATATCAGAGGAGTTGCCATTTGACAACGTGGATGGCGGCGTGTGGAAGCAAGGCTTCGACATTTCCTACAGCCCACACGACTGGGACTCCGAGGACCTGCAGGTGTTCGTGGTCCCCCACTCTCACAACGACCCAG GCTGGCTCAAGACCTTTGACAAGTACTACACAGAACAGACCCAGCACATCCTCAACAACATGGTGTCTAAGCTGCAGGAGGACCCCCGGCGGCGCTTCATCTGGGCAGAAGTCTCCTTCTTCGCCAAGTGGTGGGACAACATCAGTGCCCAAAAGAGAGCAGCAGTCCGAAG GCTGGTGGGAAATGGGCAGCTGGAGATTGCAACAGGAGGCTGGGTGATGCCGGATGAGGCCAACTCCCATTATTTTGCGTTGATTGACCAGCTCATCGAGGGCCACCAGTGGCTGGAGAAGAACCTGG GTGCAACCCCGCGCTCAGGCTGGGCGGTGGACCCCTTTGGATACAGCCCCACCATGCCTTACCTGCTGCGCCGTGCCAACCTGACCAGCATGCTCATTCAGAGGGTACACTACGCCATCAAGAAGCACTTTGCCGCCAGCCACAGCCTGGAGTTCATGTGGAGGCAGACCTGGG ACTCGGACGCCAGCACAGACATCTTCTGCCACATGATGCCTTTCTACAGCTACGATGTCCCCCATACGTGTGGCCCGGATCCAAAGATCTGCTGCCAGTTCGATTTCAAGCGCTTGCCTGGTGGGCGGATCAGCTGCCCTTGGAAGGTGCCGCCCCGGGCTATCACGGAGGCCAATGTGGCCGAGAG GGCAGGCCTGCTCCTGGACCAGTACAGGAAGAAGTCCCGGCTCTTCCGGAGCAATGTGCTCCTGGTGCCGCTGGGCGATGACTTCCGCTACGACAAGCCCCAGGAGTGGGACGCCCAGTTCTTCAACTACCAGCGGCTCTTTGACTTCCTCAACAGCAAGCCTGACCTCCACGTGCAG GCCCAGTTTGGCACCCTCTCCGACTATTTTGACGCTCTATACAAGAGGACAGGGGTGGAGCCGGGGGCCCGGcctccaggtttccctgtgctGAGCGGGGATTTCTTCTCCTACGCGGACCGGGAGGACCACTACTGGACAGGCTATTACACTTCACGGCCTTTCTACAAGAACCTGGACCGCGTCCTGGAAGCACACCTGCG GGGCGCAGAGATCCTGTACAGCCTGGCTGTGGCTCACGCCCGCCGCGCTGGACTGGCCAGCCAGTTCCCGCTCTCGAACTTCGCCCTTCTGACGGACGCTCGGCGCACACTGGGGCTCTTCCAGCACCACGACGCCATCACAGGCACGGCCAAGGAGGCCGTTGTGGTGGACTATGGGGTCAG GCTTCTGCGCTCCCTTGTCAGCCTGAAGCAGGTCATCATGAATGCAGCTCACTACCTGGTGCTGGGGGACAAGAAGACCTACCACTTTGACCCAGAGGTGCCCTTCCTGCAGATG GATGACACCCGCTTAAATCACGACGCCCTTCCAGAGCGCACAGTGATCCAGCTGGAATCTTCACCCAG GTATGTGGTGCTGTTCAACCCATTGGAGCAGGAGCGGCTCAGCGTGGTGTCCCTGCTGGTGAGCTCACCCCGGGTGCGTGTGCTTTCGGAGGAGGGTCAGCCCCTGGCCGTGCAGGTCAGCGCGCACTGGAGCTCTGCCACCGACATGGTCCCTGACGTCTATCAG GTATCTGTGCCTGTCCGCCTGCCAGCGCTGGGTCTTGGCGTGCTGCAGCTGCAGCAGGGCCTGGACGGGCCCCGCACGCTGCCCTCCTCCGTGCGCGTCTACCTACACGGGCGGCCGCTGTCTGTCAGCAGGAATGAGGCATTCCCTCTCCGTGTCATTGACTCGGGCACCAGTGACTTCGCCCTCAGCAACCGCTACATGCAG AGTGTCCGAAGGgtggatgaggagcaggaacagcgggtGGACATGGAGTTCCTCGTCTATGGCACCCGCTCGTCCAAAGATAAGAGTGGAGCCTACCTCTTTCTGCCTGACGGCGAGGCCAAG CCCTACGTCCCCAGGGACCCACCCGTGCTGCGCGTCACAGAAGGCCCTTTCTTCTCAGAGGTGGTTGCCTGCTACGAGCACGTTCACCAGGTGGTCCGGCTGTATAACCTGCCGG GGGTGGAGGGGCTGTCCCTGGATGTGTCGTCCTTGGTGGACATCCGCGACTACGTCAACAAGGAGCTGGCCCTGCGCATTCGCACGGACATCAACAGCCAGGGCATCTTCTTCACGGACCTCAACGGCTTTCAG GTGCAGCCCCGACGGTATCTGAAGAAGCTGCCCCTGCAGGCCAACTTCTACCCCATGCCTGTCATGGCCTACCTCCAGGACGCCCAGAACCGCCTCACGCTGCACACGGCCCAGGCCCTGGGCGTCTCCAGCCTCCACGATG GCCAGCTAGAGGTGATCTTGGACCGGAGACTGATGCAGGACGACAACCGGGGCCTCGGCCAAGGGCTCAAGGACAACAAGAGAACCTGCAACCACTTCCGCCTCCTGTTAGAACGGCGAACCCCAGGCAGGGAG CCTGGCTTTTTCTCCAAACTGGCAGCCATGTTTAGGGGCTTGATCTTTCACAGCAGCAGGAACAGGAACCGAGAG GTCCGCGAGGCCGCCTCTGCAAGCTTCCCGTCCCTCCTCAGCCACCTGACCTCCATGTACCTGAACACCCCTGTGCTCGCCCTGCCCGTGGCCAGGAGGCAGGCCCCTGGCCCCGCTCTGCGCTCTTTTCACCCTCTGGCCTCCTCACTGCCCTGTGACTTCCACCTGCTCAACCTGCGGACGCTCCAGGCCGAG GAGGATGGCTTGCCCTCGGCAGAAACCGCGCTCCTCTTACACCGCAAGGGTTTTGACTGTGGCCTTGAGGCCAAGAACTTGGGTTTCAACTGCACCACCAGCCAAGGCAAG gTGGCCCTGGGCAGCCTCTTCCACGGCCTGGACGTGGTTTTCCTGCAGCCAACCTCCTTGACCCTGCTGTACCCTCTGGCCTCGCCCTCCAATAGCACTGACGTCTACGTGGAGCCCATGGAGATCACCACCTTTCGCCTCCGCTTGGGCTAG